A single genomic interval of Daucus carota subsp. sativus chromosome 1, DH1 v3.0, whole genome shotgun sequence harbors:
- the LOC108225151 gene encoding F-box protein At5g07610-like, translating to MARVRPNPTLSSDLLTEILKRLPVKPLVQYQLVSKTWLSLIKDPAFAEAQLRHAISTGTDETLIITRYLDLRGGLRQKFSLFNIDSCEIMRDVKYPCPRNEPIRSERYFRLVGSANGIVCVANYDFHPDVREFCDPVFLWNPAIRQIKILPPLPVGELYDLGFGYDPVDRDYKVVFVVRKPCLSVEVYSANSNVWRKVASPIPTALIDRFCSTFHVCVNGFLCGAGDWGMIGMMVVFDLNREVMNCAIKLPVDGGRDDGDDDDDDDNEDDYDDEYDDEYGFHYDSDGSYEAEANTRIIEFNKSLGVIVLWANALDYELSDWRWNKKVELWKLDDEACLRGGGDEASWMLMFSLKFDRPALLRNGYFSNGNLLLSVRSDSYMWISCDVDKKDAKIVPLSDEMADCCYCYDICKYTESLVSLAGFKQISWNAGEDDN from the coding sequence ATGGCGCGTGTGAGGCCCAATCCGACGCTTTCAAGCGATCTACTCACCGAGATTCTGAAACGCCTGCCAGTGAAACCCCTAGTTCAATACCAATTAGTCTCCAAGACGTGGTTATCGCTAATCAAAGACCCTGCTTTTGCCGAAGCTCAGCTCCGTCACGCAATCTCCACCGGAACCGATGAAACCCTTATCATCACCCGTTATCTCGATCTCCGCGGTGGTCTTAGACAGAAATTCTCACTCTTTAACATAGACTCTTGTGAAATAATGCGTGATGTTAAGTATCCGTGTCCTCGAAATGAGCCTATAAGATCTGAGCGTTATTTTAGACTTGTTGGTTCTGCTAATGGCATTGTATGTGTTGCTAATTATGATTTTCACCCTGATGTTCGAGAGTTTTGTGACCCTGTGTTTCTTTGGAATCCCGCAATTAGACAAATTAAAATTCTTCCGCCACTTCCGGTTGGTGAATTGTATGATTTGGGGTTCGGTTATGATCCGGTGGATCGGGATTATAAGGTTGTTTTTGTTGTTAGAAAGCCTTGTCTTTCGGTGGAGGTGTATTCAGCTAATAGTAATGTATGGCGAAAAGTGGCTTCTCCGATTCCAACAGCCCTTATTGATCGTTTTTGCAGTACGTTCCATGTCTGTGTTAATGGATTTTTATGTGGTGCGGGGGATTGGGGGATGATTGGTATGATGGTGGTGTTTGATTTGAACAGGGAGGTGATGAATTGTGCTATTAAGCTTCCTGTTGATGGTGGTCGTGATGATGGTGAcgacgatgatgatgatgacaacgaagatgattatgatgatgaatATGATGATGAATATGGTTTCCACTATGACAGCGATGGGTCTTATGAAGCTGAAGCTAATACTCGTATAATCGAGTTTAATAAGTCTCTTGGTGTTATTGTACTGTGGGCTAATGCATTGGATTATGAATTGTCTGATTGGAGATGGAACAAGAAGGTTGAATTGTGGAAGTTGGATGATGAGGCATGCCTTCGAGGTGGTGGAGACGAGGCATCATGGATGCTAATGTTTAGTCTTAAATTCGATAGACCAGCACTACTCCGTAATGGCTATTTCAGCAATGGGAATCTCTTATTATCAGTACGAAGTGATAGTTACATGTGGATTTCATGTGATGTCGATAAGAAAGATGCCAAGATTGTCCCCCTTTCAGATGAGATGGCTGACTGTTGTTACTGTTATGATATTTGCAAGTATACAGAGAGCCTAGTTTCACTTGCAGGATTCAAACAAATTAGCTGGAATGCTGGCGAAGATGATAATTAA